TGCTCTGCGGCGGTCGCCCAGTCGGCGTCGTCGGAATATCGTTCAGACACGTTGCTTCTTCTCCATAGCTGCGGCCGATGCCGCGGGGGTCATCAGCCAGGGATTCCGAACACGTAGTGCGTCAGGAGCCCGAAGACGTAGTCGAGACCGTAGACGATGCCCATGACGATCAGGACGAAGACGAGCACCACACCCGTGAACTTGAAAAGCTCCTTGCGGGTCGGGGTGACGACCTTGCGCAGTTCGGCGATGACCTGGCGGATGAACAGGGCGATGCCCCCGAAGAACCGGGAGAAGGGGTTGCCCTTCTTCTGGCGCGTGGCGCCGGCCGCGACGACGTCGCCGCGCGGTTCGTCCTGATCCATCCTGAATGTACCTTTCGTGTGTCAGCGTGCGCTGACGCGCAGGGCGGACAGGAATCGAACCTGCAACCTGCGGTTTTGGAGACCGCTGCTCTGCCAATTGAGCTACCGCCCTAGAGACCCGGAGGTCTCGGGGATGCCCTCCCCACCCTGCCACCGGCCGATGTCGAAGACGCCAGGCACGGCGAAAGAATGCAGAGAACAACTGCTCACCAAGCATACGGCATCGATCCCGTGGTGCCGAACAGGAAGCGGAACCCGCGTTGTTGCTAGGCTCGGCGGGCGGACGAAGCAGGAAGGGACGCATGTGAGTGGGGATGTGCAGCAGTTCCAGGTGGATCTGCGCGGAGTCGTCGACCTGCTCAGCAGGCACATCTACTCCAGTCCCCGCGTCTATCTGCGGGAACTGCTCCAGAACGCGCGGGACGCGATCGCGGCGCGCCGCGAGGTCGACGGGGGCGGAGGCCGCATCCGCATCACGCCGCTCACCGCGCAGACGGGCGCGTTCGTGCTCCGCGATGACGGGGTGGGGCTGACCGCGGCCGAGGTCGCCGATCTCCTCGCGACCGTCGGGCGCAGCTCCAAGCGGGACATCTTCGACCTCCCCCGGAGCGACTTCCTCGGCCAGTTCGGCATCGGGCTGCTGAGCTGCTTCATGGTCGCCGACACCATCGTCATCCGCTCCCGCAGCGCCAGAGGCGGCTCCGCGGTGGAGTGGACGGGCAGCGCCGACGGCACCTTCCGGGTCGCGGAGATCGATGACGACCTGCCGATCGGCACCAGCGTGCACCTCGTGCCGCGCTTCGACGCCGACGAGCTGCTGCGACCGGCCGCCGTGCACGAGCTCGCGACCACGTTCGGCGAGTTCCTGCCCGTGCGGGTGACCATCGATGCGACCGGCGGGGACATCGACGTGACCCGCGAGGCGCCCTTCCTCGACCCCGCCGCCGACGTCGAAGCGGCCGTGCAGTACGGCCGCGACCTGCTCGGTGCGGCGCCGCTGGACGTGATCCCGCTGACCGAGCCGGCGACCGGGACGCAGGGCCTGGCATACGTCCTGCCCTTCGCTCCTCCGCCCGGCGCCCGGCAGGCGACCCGCATGTATCTGGGCCGCATGCTGCTGTCGGAACGCGTCGACGACGTGCTGCCCGACTGGGCGTTCTTCGTGCGCGCCGTCATCGACTCCACCGGCCTCGCACCGACCGCGAGCCGCGAATCCCTCGTCGAGGACACGGCGCTGGAGCACGTCCGCGAACAGCTCGGCGCCGGGATCCGCCGCTGGGTGCTCGAACTCGGACTGCGTGAACCGCATCGCCTCGCCCAGTTCGTCGCCGTGCACGAGGTCGGACTCAAGTCCCTGGTGCGCCACGACGAGGAGCTCGCGCGCTTCATCACCCGCTGGCTCACGGTGGAGACCACGCACGGCACGCTGCGGATCGGCGACCTCGTGGAGCGGTACCCGCACGTGCGCTACGCCCAGACGGTCGACGAGTTCCGCCAGGTGGCCGGGATCTCGCCGTCCGACGAGGTCCTCGTCAACGGCGGCTACCTCTACGACGCCGACCTGATCCGGCTGCTCCCCGACCTCTACCCGCAGGTCACGGTCGAGAAGGTCGACGTGACCGGGGAGCTCGATCGCCTCGACCCGCCGCCGCTCGACGACCGGGACATCGCGATGGCGCTGGAGTCCCGCGCCGG
This genomic stretch from Microbacterium sp. Nx66 harbors:
- the secE gene encoding preprotein translocase subunit SecE, which gives rise to MDQDEPRGDVVAAGATRQKKGNPFSRFFGGIALFIRQVIAELRKVVTPTRKELFKFTGVVLVFVLIVMGIVYGLDYVFGLLTHYVFGIPG
- a CDS encoding HSP90 family protein, whose product is MSGDVQQFQVDLRGVVDLLSRHIYSSPRVYLRELLQNARDAIAARREVDGGGGRIRITPLTAQTGAFVLRDDGVGLTAAEVADLLATVGRSSKRDIFDLPRSDFLGQFGIGLLSCFMVADTIVIRSRSARGGSAVEWTGSADGTFRVAEIDDDLPIGTSVHLVPRFDADELLRPAAVHELATTFGEFLPVRVTIDATGGDIDVTREAPFLDPAADVEAAVQYGRDLLGAAPLDVIPLTEPATGTQGLAYVLPFAPPPGARQATRMYLGRMLLSERVDDVLPDWAFFVRAVIDSTGLAPTASRESLVEDTALEHVREQLGAGIRRWVLELGLREPHRLAQFVAVHEVGLKSLVRHDEELARFITRWLTVETTHGTLRIGDLVERYPHVRYAQTVDEFRQVAGISPSDEVLVNGGYLYDADLIRLLPDLYPQVTVEKVDVTGELDRLDPPPLDDRDIAMALESRAGAVLQSSDCAVVVRAIDRPELTGLYVADPEVLRTIDRGRTKGIASTLWGGVLDRIDQTLSSSRDDDLTARLCLNWSNRVVRALVRVEDDAVFARTVQLLYIQALLAGHHPLSDADRALMTSALSDLVSLSAGIEGDTLPFDAR